A genomic region of Oncorhynchus mykiss isolate Arlee chromosome 4, USDA_OmykA_1.1, whole genome shotgun sequence contains the following coding sequences:
- the LOC110522270 gene encoding uncharacterized protein LOC110522270 isoform X3 — protein sequence MCVSILKHLTREEKMALSEPRPGLKTIYSYYVKLARNIPRGSHQDSEKLIRGEESPYMLPGGTFVGLLFQNTCVLSSLLAGIHITATRFSKIKDYFMTDNTVGAVITFLDNKMYNEAMGLWLINLDLRVGRKLYFSQNECLDCRGYVEDFLPNFDDLTIVKYEDDNNDHNMSPSACVYNGTLSNFKIYGHVYILDTVNDPKLILVNMFGRMGHGFIPPHVITDDFSRNYELQFLLLGLITAEIKHMVLCVKQEGGRWMLYDNSGTPQFQDFNMEIERKKYVVYLAAYVNLNRAYPEKQVQESEQVNDLLLPVVVPVNNRRSTFPFRLPVEETTISTLPTCQQQREDASPQVENAEERG from the exons ACCTGGCCTTAAGACTATATATAGCTACTATGTCAAACTGG CTCGGAACATCCCTCGAGG gTCTCACCAAGACTCGGAGAAGCtaatcagaggagaggagagcccttACATGTTGCCAGGAGGAACATTTGTTGGACTCCTTTTCCAAAACACCTGTGTTCTGAGCAGTCTATTGGCCGGAATACATATAACAGCAACAAGATTTAGCAAAATCAAagattattttatgacagacaacACAGTCGGTGCAGTCATAACCTTCCTCGATAACAAAATGTATAATGAGGCAATGGGTCTTTGGCTTATTAACTTAGATTTGCGTGTTGGAAGAAAACTATACTTTTCCCAAAACGAATGTCTAGATTGTAGAGGCTATGTCGAAGACTTCCTACCAAATTTCGATGACCTGACAATTGTCAAATATGAAGACGACAACAACGATCACAATATGAGCCCCTCAGCTTGCGTTTACAATGGAACACTGAG CAATTTTAAGATATATGGTCACGTTTACATCCTGGACACCGTAAATGACCCTAAACTCATCCTGGTGAATATGTTTGGCCGAATGGGACACGGATTTATTCCTCCTCATGTCATCACGGATGATTTTTCAAG GAATTACGAGCTTCAGTTCCTTTTGCTGGGTTTGATCACAGCAGAGATCAAACACATGGTGCTGTGTGTTAAACAAGAAGGAGGGCGATGGATGCTGTACGATAACTCAGGAACGCCCCAATTCCAGGACTTCAACATGGAGATAGAAAGGAAGAAATACGTTGTTTACCTCGCTGCCTATGTGAATTTGAACCGTGCATATCCAGAGAAACAAGTGCAAGAATCAGAGCAAG TAAATGACCTCCTCCTGCCAGTGGTTGTACCAGTCAACAACCGCCGATCAACATTCCCATTCAGATTGCCGGTGGAAGAAACAACCATCTCCACCCTACCGACCTGTCAGCAGCAACGAGAGGATGCTTCCCCCCAAG TGGAAAACGCAGAGGAACGTGGCTGA
- the LOC110522270 gene encoding uncharacterized protein LOC110522270 isoform X2, translating into MCVSILKHLTREEKMALSEPRPGLKTIYSYYVKLARNIPRGSHQDSEKLIRGEESPYMLPGGTFVGLLFQNTCVLSSLLAGIHITATRFSKIKDYFMTDNTVGAVITFLDNKMYNEAMGLWLINLDLRVGRKLYFSQNECLDCRGYVEDFLPNFDDLTIVKYEDDNNDHNMSPSACVYNGTLSNFKIYGHVYILDTVNDPKLILVNMFGRMGHGFIPPHVITDDFSRNYELQFLLLGLITAEIKHMVLCVKQEGGRWMLYDNSGTPQFQDFNMEIERKKYVVYLAAYVNLNRAYPEKQVQESEQVNDLLLPVVVPVNNRRSTFPFRLPVEETTISTLPTCQQQREDASPQGESTVNVW; encoded by the exons ACCTGGCCTTAAGACTATATATAGCTACTATGTCAAACTGG CTCGGAACATCCCTCGAGG gTCTCACCAAGACTCGGAGAAGCtaatcagaggagaggagagcccttACATGTTGCCAGGAGGAACATTTGTTGGACTCCTTTTCCAAAACACCTGTGTTCTGAGCAGTCTATTGGCCGGAATACATATAACAGCAACAAGATTTAGCAAAATCAAagattattttatgacagacaacACAGTCGGTGCAGTCATAACCTTCCTCGATAACAAAATGTATAATGAGGCAATGGGTCTTTGGCTTATTAACTTAGATTTGCGTGTTGGAAGAAAACTATACTTTTCCCAAAACGAATGTCTAGATTGTAGAGGCTATGTCGAAGACTTCCTACCAAATTTCGATGACCTGACAATTGTCAAATATGAAGACGACAACAACGATCACAATATGAGCCCCTCAGCTTGCGTTTACAATGGAACACTGAG CAATTTTAAGATATATGGTCACGTTTACATCCTGGACACCGTAAATGACCCTAAACTCATCCTGGTGAATATGTTTGGCCGAATGGGACACGGATTTATTCCTCCTCATGTCATCACGGATGATTTTTCAAG GAATTACGAGCTTCAGTTCCTTTTGCTGGGTTTGATCACAGCAGAGATCAAACACATGGTGCTGTGTGTTAAACAAGAAGGAGGGCGATGGATGCTGTACGATAACTCAGGAACGCCCCAATTCCAGGACTTCAACATGGAGATAGAAAGGAAGAAATACGTTGTTTACCTCGCTGCCTATGTGAATTTGAACCGTGCATATCCAGAGAAACAAGTGCAAGAATCAGAGCAAG TAAATGACCTCCTCCTGCCAGTGGTTGTACCAGTCAACAACCGCCGATCAACATTCCCATTCAGATTGCCGGTGGAAGAAACAACCATCTCCACCCTACCGACCTGTCAGCAGCAACGAGAGGATGCTTCCCCCCAAG GTGAATCAACTGTTAATGTGTGGTAG
- the slc25a27 gene encoding mitochondrial uncoupling protein 4: MEEEKSGQSPQWPRVSKFILSACAATVAEMVTFPLDLTKTRLQIQGEVALRQHGSQTAYRGMLGTALGIVREEGPLKLWQGATPAVYRHIVYSGVRMVAYEQLRDVLGRSEDDRFPLWKAAIGGMLAGAVGQFMASPTDLVKVQMQMEGRRRLEGKPPRVHGVYHAFLKIVSEGGIRALWAGWVPNVQRAALVNLGDLTTYDTVKHFLLRNSSLQDTSLCHGLASTCSGLVAATMGTPADVIKTRIMNQPRGPNGRGILYKSSIDCLIQSVKGEGFISLYKGFLPTWMRMAPWSMTFWLSFEQIRKTMGISSF, from the exons ATGGAAGAAGAGAAGTCAGGGCAGTCACCCCAGTGGCCTCGGGTTTCAAAGTTCATCTTGTCAGCATGTGCAGCTACTGTTGCTGAAATGG TGACATTCCCCCTGGACCTGACCAAGACCAGGCTTCAGATCCAGGGTGAAGTGGCCCTCAGACAGCACGGCTCTCAGACGGCCTACAGAGGGATGCTGGGCACTGCCCTGGGGATTGTACGTGAGGAGGGTCCCCTTAAACTGTGGCAGGGGGCCACACCAGCTGTGTACAGACATATAG TGTACTCAGGAGTGCGGATGGTGGCCTATGAGCAGCTCCGAGATGTCCTTGGCAGGTCTGAAGATGATCGCTTCCCCCTCTG GAAAGCAGCGATCGGGGGCATGCTGGCTGGGGCTGTGGGTCAGTTCATGGCCAGCCCCACCGACCTGGTCAAGGTGCAGATGCAGATGGAGGGGAGACGGAGGCTGGAGGGCAAGCCACCCCG GGTTCATGGAGTGTACCATGCTTTCCTGAAGATTGTCTCTGAGGGGGGGATCCGGGCGCTGTGGGCAGGGTGGGTCCCCAATGTACAGAGGGCTGCTCTGGTCAATCTAGGAG ATCTCACAACATATGATACTGTCAAGCACTTTCTACTGAGAAATTCCTCGCTACAAGACACCAGCCTTTGCCATGGGTTAGCAAG CACATGTTCTGGTCTGGTTGCTGCTACCATGGGAACACCAGCAGATGTCATCAAAACCAGAATAATGAACCAGCCCAGAGGTCCAAATGGCAG GGGCATATTGTATAAGTCTTCCATTGACTGCCTGATCCAATCTGTCAAGGGGGAAGGGTTCATATCCCTGTACAAAGGCTTTCTCCCTACTTGGATGAGAATG GCTCCCTGGTCCATGACGTTTTGGCTCTCATTCGAACAAATACGAAAGACAATGGGCATCAGCTCGTTCTGA
- the LOC110522269 gene encoding 24-hydroxycholesterol 7-alpha-hydroxylase isoform X2, whose protein sequence is MDVITLVLFLVVLAISAHLLFGGNYPNAPPCIKGWIPWFGVAFEFGKSPLTFISQARDKYGPVFTVVAAGKRLTFVTLHEDFRTFFMSKDVDFEQAVQEPVHNTASISKESFYKFHPACNTLIKGRLTPGNVAQLTDHLCEEFNDHLETLGDQGSGGLNELVRAVMYPAVMSNLLGKYNSPGSPFTMEQFKEKFAIYDEGFEYGSQLPDMFLREWASSKCWLLSLLGNMVVKAEDDETSSESGNRTLLQHLVTLITDKFLPNYGLLMLWASLANAIPITFWAVAFILSNPTVYQTAMEQINAALKDQDTRKTKVTAEELQQMPYVKWCILEAIRLRAPGAITRRVVRPLMIQNYIIPPGDLLMVSPYWAHRNPHYFPEPEEFKPERWDKADLVKNVFLEGFVAFGGGRNQCPGSTVPVSAVNVGEVVCPNGTPHVCCLDSLQV, encoded by the exons ATGGATGTTATAACGTTGGTACTGTTTCTGGTTGTCTTGGCTATTTCAGCGCATCTTTTATTTGGGGGAAATTATCCAAATGCTCCACCATGCATAAAAGGATGGATCCCCTGGTTTGGTGTGGCATTCGAGTTTGGGAAATCTCCGCTGACTTTCATATCTCAAGCCAGAGATAAG TATGGACCTGTCTTCACTGTTGTTGCGGCTGGCAAGCGATTGACCTTTGTGACCCTTCATGAAGACTTTCGCACATTTTTCATGTCCAAAGATGTGGATTTTGAGCAGGCAGTCCAAGAGCCTGTCCATAACACAG cttCCATCAGCAAGGAGAGTTTCTATAAGTTCCACCCAGCATGCAACACTCTGATCAAGGGCCGTCTGACCCCAGGCAATGTGGCTCAGCTGACTGACCACTTGTGTGAAGAGTTCAACGACCACCTGGAGACGCTGGGGGACCAGGGCTCTGGAGGACTCAATGAGCTGGTCAG GGCCGTAATGTACCCTGCTGTGATGAGCAACCTACTGGGGAAGTATAACTCTCCAGGAAGTCCCTTTACCATGGAGCAGTTCAAGGAGAAGTTTGCCATCTACGACGAGGGCTTTGAGTATGGCTCCCAGCTACCAGACATGTTCCTCAG GGAATGGGCCAGTTCCAAATGCTGGCTTCTGTCTCTATTGGGGAACATGGTGGTCAAAGCAGAGGATGATGAGACATCCAGTGAATCAGGCAACAGG acattactgcaACACCTTGTCACCTTAATCACAGATAAATTCCTGCCCAACTATGGATTACTGATGTTATGGGCATCGCTTGCCAATGCAATTCCA ATTACCTTCTGGGCTGTAGCCTTCATCTTGTCCAATCCCACAGTTTACCAGACAGCCATGGAGCAGATCAATGCAGCACTCAAAGACCAAG ACACCAGGAAGACCAAGGTGACCGCTGAAGAGCTGCAACAGATGCCCTATGTGAAGTGGTGCATCCTGGAAGCCATCCGGCTTCGGGCCCCTGGAGCCATCACACGCAGGGTGGTCCGACCCCTCATGATACAG AACTACATCATTCCACCAGGGGACTTGTTAATGGTGTCTCCTTACTGGGCCCATCGGAACCCACATTACTTCCCTGAACCAGAAGAGTTCAAACCG GAACGATGGGATAAGGCAGATTTAGTAAAGAATGTCTTCTTGGAAGGGTTTGTGGCATTTGGAGGAGGCCGAAACCAGTGCCCAGGAAG
- the LOC110522269 gene encoding 24-hydroxycholesterol 7-alpha-hydroxylase isoform X4, whose protein sequence is MDVITLVLFLVVLAISAHLLFGGNYPNAPPCIKGWIPWFGVAFEFGKSPLTFISQARDKYGPVFTVVAAGKRLTFVTLHEDFRTFFMSKDVDFEQAVQEPVHNTASISKESFYKFHPACNTLIKGRLTPGNVAQLTDHLCEEFNDHLETLGDQGSGGLNELVRAVMYPAVMSNLLGKYNSPGSPFTMEQFKEKFAIYDEGFEYGSQLPDMFLREWASSKCWLLSLLGNMVVKAEDDETSSESGNRTLLQHLVTLITDKFLPNYGLLMLWASLANAIPITFWAVAFILSNPTVYQTAMEQINAALKDQDTRKTKVTAEELQQMPYVKWCILEAIRLRAPGAITRRVVRPLMIQNYIIPPGDLLMVSPYWAHRNPHYFPEPEEFKPVVCPNGTPHVCCLDSLQV, encoded by the exons ATGGATGTTATAACGTTGGTACTGTTTCTGGTTGTCTTGGCTATTTCAGCGCATCTTTTATTTGGGGGAAATTATCCAAATGCTCCACCATGCATAAAAGGATGGATCCCCTGGTTTGGTGTGGCATTCGAGTTTGGGAAATCTCCGCTGACTTTCATATCTCAAGCCAGAGATAAG TATGGACCTGTCTTCACTGTTGTTGCGGCTGGCAAGCGATTGACCTTTGTGACCCTTCATGAAGACTTTCGCACATTTTTCATGTCCAAAGATGTGGATTTTGAGCAGGCAGTCCAAGAGCCTGTCCATAACACAG cttCCATCAGCAAGGAGAGTTTCTATAAGTTCCACCCAGCATGCAACACTCTGATCAAGGGCCGTCTGACCCCAGGCAATGTGGCTCAGCTGACTGACCACTTGTGTGAAGAGTTCAACGACCACCTGGAGACGCTGGGGGACCAGGGCTCTGGAGGACTCAATGAGCTGGTCAG GGCCGTAATGTACCCTGCTGTGATGAGCAACCTACTGGGGAAGTATAACTCTCCAGGAAGTCCCTTTACCATGGAGCAGTTCAAGGAGAAGTTTGCCATCTACGACGAGGGCTTTGAGTATGGCTCCCAGCTACCAGACATGTTCCTCAG GGAATGGGCCAGTTCCAAATGCTGGCTTCTGTCTCTATTGGGGAACATGGTGGTCAAAGCAGAGGATGATGAGACATCCAGTGAATCAGGCAACAGG acattactgcaACACCTTGTCACCTTAATCACAGATAAATTCCTGCCCAACTATGGATTACTGATGTTATGGGCATCGCTTGCCAATGCAATTCCA ATTACCTTCTGGGCTGTAGCCTTCATCTTGTCCAATCCCACAGTTTACCAGACAGCCATGGAGCAGATCAATGCAGCACTCAAAGACCAAG ACACCAGGAAGACCAAGGTGACCGCTGAAGAGCTGCAACAGATGCCCTATGTGAAGTGGTGCATCCTGGAAGCCATCCGGCTTCGGGCCCCTGGAGCCATCACACGCAGGGTGGTCCGACCCCTCATGATACAG AACTACATCATTCCACCAGGGGACTTGTTAATGGTGTCTCCTTACTGGGCCCATCGGAACCCACATTACTTCCCTGAACCAGAAGAGTTCAAACCG
- the LOC110522270 gene encoding uncharacterized protein LOC110522270 isoform X1 — MCVSILKHLTREEKMALSEPRPGLKTIYSYYVKLARNIPRGSHQDSEKLIRGEESPYMLPGGTFVGLLFQNTCVLSSLLAGIHITATRFSKIKDYFMTDNTVGAVITFLDNKMYNEAMGLWLINLDLRVGRKLYFSQNECLDCRGYVEDFLPNFDDLTIVKYEDDNNDHNMSPSACVYNGTLSNFKIYGHVYILDTVNDPKLILVNMFGRMGHGFIPPHVITDDFSRNYELQFLLLGLITAEIKHMVLCVKQEGGRWMLYDNSGTPQFQDFNMEIERKKYVVYLAAYVNLNRAYPEKQVQESEQVNDLLLPVVVPVNNRRSTFPFRLPVEETTISTLPTCQQQREDASPQEVENAEERG, encoded by the exons ACCTGGCCTTAAGACTATATATAGCTACTATGTCAAACTGG CTCGGAACATCCCTCGAGG gTCTCACCAAGACTCGGAGAAGCtaatcagaggagaggagagcccttACATGTTGCCAGGAGGAACATTTGTTGGACTCCTTTTCCAAAACACCTGTGTTCTGAGCAGTCTATTGGCCGGAATACATATAACAGCAACAAGATTTAGCAAAATCAAagattattttatgacagacaacACAGTCGGTGCAGTCATAACCTTCCTCGATAACAAAATGTATAATGAGGCAATGGGTCTTTGGCTTATTAACTTAGATTTGCGTGTTGGAAGAAAACTATACTTTTCCCAAAACGAATGTCTAGATTGTAGAGGCTATGTCGAAGACTTCCTACCAAATTTCGATGACCTGACAATTGTCAAATATGAAGACGACAACAACGATCACAATATGAGCCCCTCAGCTTGCGTTTACAATGGAACACTGAG CAATTTTAAGATATATGGTCACGTTTACATCCTGGACACCGTAAATGACCCTAAACTCATCCTGGTGAATATGTTTGGCCGAATGGGACACGGATTTATTCCTCCTCATGTCATCACGGATGATTTTTCAAG GAATTACGAGCTTCAGTTCCTTTTGCTGGGTTTGATCACAGCAGAGATCAAACACATGGTGCTGTGTGTTAAACAAGAAGGAGGGCGATGGATGCTGTACGATAACTCAGGAACGCCCCAATTCCAGGACTTCAACATGGAGATAGAAAGGAAGAAATACGTTGTTTACCTCGCTGCCTATGTGAATTTGAACCGTGCATATCCAGAGAAACAAGTGCAAGAATCAGAGCAAG TAAATGACCTCCTCCTGCCAGTGGTTGTACCAGTCAACAACCGCCGATCAACATTCCCATTCAGATTGCCGGTGGAAGAAACAACCATCTCCACCCTACCGACCTGTCAGCAGCAACGAGAGGATGCTTCCCCCCAAG AAGTGGAAAACGCAGAGGAACGTGGCTGA
- the LOC110522270 gene encoding uncharacterized protein LOC110522270 isoform X4 codes for MLPGGTFVGLLFQNTCVLSSLLAGIHITATRFSKIKDYFMTDNTVGAVITFLDNKMYNEAMGLWLINLDLRVGRKLYFSQNECLDCRGYVEDFLPNFDDLTIVKYEDDNNDHNMSPSACVYNGTLSNFKIYGHVYILDTVNDPKLILVNMFGRMGHGFIPPHVITDDFSRNYELQFLLLGLITAEIKHMVLCVKQEGGRWMLYDNSGTPQFQDFNMEIERKKYVVYLAAYVNLNRAYPEKQVQESEQVNDLLLPVVVPVNNRRSTFPFRLPVEETTISTLPTCQQQREDASPQEVENAEERG; via the exons ATGTTGCCAGGAGGAACATTTGTTGGACTCCTTTTCCAAAACACCTGTGTTCTGAGCAGTCTATTGGCCGGAATACATATAACAGCAACAAGATTTAGCAAAATCAAagattattttatgacagacaacACAGTCGGTGCAGTCATAACCTTCCTCGATAACAAAATGTATAATGAGGCAATGGGTCTTTGGCTTATTAACTTAGATTTGCGTGTTGGAAGAAAACTATACTTTTCCCAAAACGAATGTCTAGATTGTAGAGGCTATGTCGAAGACTTCCTACCAAATTTCGATGACCTGACAATTGTCAAATATGAAGACGACAACAACGATCACAATATGAGCCCCTCAGCTTGCGTTTACAATGGAACACTGAG CAATTTTAAGATATATGGTCACGTTTACATCCTGGACACCGTAAATGACCCTAAACTCATCCTGGTGAATATGTTTGGCCGAATGGGACACGGATTTATTCCTCCTCATGTCATCACGGATGATTTTTCAAG GAATTACGAGCTTCAGTTCCTTTTGCTGGGTTTGATCACAGCAGAGATCAAACACATGGTGCTGTGTGTTAAACAAGAAGGAGGGCGATGGATGCTGTACGATAACTCAGGAACGCCCCAATTCCAGGACTTCAACATGGAGATAGAAAGGAAGAAATACGTTGTTTACCTCGCTGCCTATGTGAATTTGAACCGTGCATATCCAGAGAAACAAGTGCAAGAATCAGAGCAAG TAAATGACCTCCTCCTGCCAGTGGTTGTACCAGTCAACAACCGCCGATCAACATTCCCATTCAGATTGCCGGTGGAAGAAACAACCATCTCCACCCTACCGACCTGTCAGCAGCAACGAGAGGATGCTTCCCCCCAAG AAGTGGAAAACGCAGAGGAACGTGGCTGA